The following proteins are encoded in a genomic region of Micromonospora olivasterospora:
- a CDS encoding FAD-dependent monooxygenase, translated as MIVGAGIAGLAAALRLGRSGWDVLVVEKAPGPRGGGYVVNFSGVGYEAAGRLGILPDLERAEQPTPELVYVDESGRRVAALPPEAHAALVGGASVTLLRGDLEAALHRALSDRARLRFGTTVTRLDQDDDGVDVGFSDGTDGRFDLVVGADGLHSQVRAAVFGPEERFRADLGHAVISCLLPEPPRAARLDAAQSVGVGLVGRGVGITPTADGRCAAFFAFRTDDVERDLREGPVPTLRRVYGDLGWVVPDLLTAVAKEDSIYFDRICQIRMERWHQGRVVLLGDSAWCVSLFAGSGSSLAVGGAELLGDVLDRHHGDPSGALAAWEAEFRPLVLSRQREALRATAMFVAPNATALWLRTMAFRLSGSRPVRWAGRRFFGNNRRAAASS; from the coding sequence CTGATCGTCGGCGCCGGGATCGCGGGGCTGGCCGCCGCCCTGCGGCTGGGTCGCAGCGGCTGGGACGTACTGGTGGTGGAGAAGGCGCCGGGCCCGCGCGGCGGCGGCTACGTCGTCAACTTCTCCGGCGTCGGGTACGAGGCCGCCGGCCGGCTGGGCATCCTGCCCGACCTGGAGCGGGCGGAGCAGCCGACGCCGGAGCTCGTCTACGTGGACGAGAGCGGCCGGCGGGTCGCCGCGCTGCCGCCCGAGGCGCACGCCGCCCTGGTCGGCGGCGCCTCCGTCACGCTGCTGCGCGGCGACCTGGAGGCGGCCCTGCACCGGGCGCTGAGTGACCGGGCCCGGCTCAGGTTCGGCACCACGGTCACCCGGCTCGACCAGGACGACGACGGGGTCGACGTCGGGTTCAGCGACGGCACCGACGGCCGGTTCGACCTGGTCGTCGGCGCCGACGGGCTGCACTCGCAGGTCCGCGCCGCCGTGTTCGGCCCGGAGGAGCGTTTCCGGGCCGATCTCGGGCACGCCGTGATCAGCTGCCTGCTGCCCGAGCCGCCCCGCGCGGCGCGCCTCGACGCCGCCCAGTCCGTCGGCGTCGGCCTCGTCGGCAGGGGGGTCGGGATCACCCCGACGGCGGACGGCCGGTGCGCCGCCTTCTTCGCCTTCCGGACGGACGACGTGGAGCGGGACCTGCGCGAGGGGCCCGTGCCGACGCTGCGGCGGGTGTACGGCGACCTGGGCTGGGTCGTCCCCGACCTGTTGACGGCGGTGGCGAAGGAGGACTCGATCTACTTCGACCGGATCTGCCAGATCCGGATGGAGCGCTGGCACCAGGGCCGGGTGGTGCTGCTGGGCGACTCGGCGTGGTGCGTCAGCCTCTTCGCCGGGTCCGGGTCGTCCCTGGCCGTCGGCGGCGCCGAACTGCTCGGGGACGTCCTGGACAGGCACCACGGCGACCCCTCCGGCGCCCTGGCGGCGTGGGAGGCGGAGTTCCGGCCGCTCGTGCTGTCCCGCCAGCGCGAGGCACTGCGCGCCACCGCCATGTTCGTCGCCCCGAACGCGACCGCGCTGTGGCTGCGGACGATGGCGTTCCGGCTCTCCGGGAGCCGCCCCGTCCGCTGGGCGGGCCGGCGCTTCTTCGGCAACAACCGCCGGGCGGCCGCCAGCAGCTGA
- a CDS encoding MFS transporter: protein MDQKVEQDPPGTGEPPPEETVSRAAWVGLFTMALAVTLISLDMSVVTVANPAIAADLDTTLSQLQWVTTGYLLAFAASLVVAGKLGDRFGHRLVFLVGMAAFMASSALVGRAQSVEALIAWRVVQGVAGATLMPSALAILRLTFPPGRLKTAIGVFMGTYAVAGVSGPFVGGAIVELADWRWAFYVNVFVGAAALLAVLLLVRPTPPEGAERAFDMPGIVLLTGTLLALVWSVDRVTEHGWTGVQPLVGLALALLLAVLFVLRERRTDEPVIPLSLFRAPPVIAGTIAVVVAGALMFGSWFYLALYMQHVRGMNAIQAGLGLLPLAAMTIVAGPIAGKLNERFGRRVPLLVGSLAMAVGFFGLAQLSTSSSYHALWPFLILIGGGMSTIYPVATEAIIASAPPSLAGVSSGMSETAASVGPVLGVATIGSIMFVSVDAALPDRLAEAGVPDDVAADIADAGAVVAQGSLPVAPGTPAALAESIVAKAQESFVVGLQTSLTVAAVVTVGVALLTLLIKTEDRTEAATPE from the coding sequence ATGGATCAGAAGGTCGAGCAGGACCCGCCCGGCACCGGGGAGCCGCCTCCGGAGGAGACCGTGTCGCGGGCCGCGTGGGTCGGCCTGTTCACCATGGCCCTCGCCGTGACGCTGATCAGCCTCGACATGTCCGTGGTGACCGTGGCGAACCCGGCCATCGCCGCGGATCTCGACACCACGCTGTCGCAGCTCCAGTGGGTGACCACCGGCTACCTGCTGGCCTTCGCCGCCAGCCTGGTCGTGGCCGGCAAGCTCGGCGACCGGTTCGGCCACCGGCTCGTCTTCCTCGTCGGTATGGCCGCCTTCATGGCCAGTTCCGCCCTGGTCGGCCGGGCACAGAGCGTCGAGGCGCTGATCGCGTGGCGGGTCGTCCAGGGCGTCGCGGGCGCCACCCTGATGCCCAGCGCGTTGGCGATCCTGCGGCTCACGTTCCCCCCGGGGCGGCTCAAGACGGCCATCGGCGTCTTCATGGGCACGTACGCGGTCGCCGGGGTGTCCGGGCCGTTCGTCGGTGGCGCCATCGTGGAGCTCGCGGACTGGCGCTGGGCCTTCTACGTCAACGTCTTCGTCGGTGCCGCCGCGCTGCTGGCAGTGCTGCTGCTGGTCCGGCCGACCCCGCCGGAGGGGGCCGAGCGCGCGTTCGACATGCCCGGCATCGTCCTGCTCACCGGCACCCTCCTCGCGCTCGTCTGGAGCGTCGACCGGGTCACCGAGCACGGGTGGACGGGCGTCCAGCCGCTCGTCGGCCTCGCGCTCGCCCTGCTGCTCGCCGTGCTGTTCGTGCTGCGGGAGCGCCGCACCGACGAGCCCGTGATCCCGCTGTCGCTGTTCCGGGCGCCGCCCGTGATCGCCGGCACCATCGCGGTCGTGGTGGCCGGCGCCCTCATGTTCGGCAGCTGGTTCTACCTGGCGCTGTACATGCAGCACGTCCGGGGGATGAACGCGATCCAGGCCGGGCTCGGCCTGCTTCCGCTCGCCGCGATGACGATCGTGGCCGGCCCGATCGCCGGCAAGTTGAACGAGCGGTTCGGGCGGCGGGTCCCGCTGCTGGTCGGCTCGCTGGCGATGGCCGTGGGCTTCTTCGGCCTGGCGCAGCTGTCCACCTCGTCGTCGTACCACGCGCTCTGGCCGTTCCTGATCCTTATCGGCGGCGGCATGAGCACGATCTACCCGGTCGCCACCGAGGCGATCATCGCCAGCGCGCCGCCCAGCCTGGCCGGCGTCAGCTCGGGCATGTCGGAGACCGCGGCGAGCGTCGGCCCGGTCCTCGGCGTGGCGACCATCGGCTCGATCATGTTCGTCAGCGTCGACGCGGCGCTGCCCGACCGGCTGGCCGAGGCCGGCGTGCCGGACGACGTGGCCGCCGACATCGCCGACGCCGGCGCCGTCGTGGCGCAGGGCAGCCTTCCGGTCGCCCCCGGCACGCCCGCCGCGTTGGCCGAGAGCATCGTCGCGAAGGCCCAGGAGTCGTTCGTCGTGGGTCTGCAGACGTCGCTGACCGTCGCCGCCGTGGTGACGGTGGGTGTCGCGCTGCTGACCCTGCTCATCAAGACCGAGGACCGCACGGAGGCCGCCACGCCGGAGTGA